The following is a genomic window from Carassius auratus strain Wakin chromosome 15, ASM336829v1, whole genome shotgun sequence.
acaacCATAAACAGTAAAGAGAGACTATTCATCTCACTCATTTTTAGTCATACACAGCTGGGGTTCATGTAAATATACACTAAGGATGTTGGTAGAAATTTAATTGTTACTCTTGTATTCCCACCTTCTTACTCACCTTGTTTGCTGCTTTTCTacctaaaaagagaaaatattataaaaattagtCTTGCACAGCTAAGAATAACTGAAAGGTgaaacaatgtttttattcaaGTAAACATTTAGCCTTGGACATAGCGCCTTAATTCTTTACTTATAAGCCACACTATCAATGTTTACTGCGGATACAGGATTCTGAGATACTACtatcaaaaatatgtattttactttgttttaatcTAAGGAAACCTTGTGTACATCAAAGAAAGtaggtaaatataaaataacttgaaaataaattgacCTAACAACAAGATACTTTTGCctttttttgctaaatatttattttattataaatgtgtcaatattttgcaaaaatatattgTTCATGGTTTAATTTATGCTATTAATTATGCAtgtatctattcatttattttacatggtAAAAGTTGCCATGGTATTTCACAATGTGCAAAGAGATGCCTCAACAAACTATttccaaatgtatttttcttcattttaaataaaatacattggaaatgtaatatatgactgaatgtaaaactaaaattttttaAGTGACCATACTGATAAAACAGAAACATACAGTAAGATGCAAAGCGTTTTCAGGATGTAACCCCTCCCCTTCCACAATAAAATAATAACGGAATAATAAGAAGGAatgcttaataaacaaatgaCTTACCTTTTAGAAACTGAGGAAGCATATAACAAAGAATTACTAGCATGGCAATTATGAACCCAAAGACTGTGATATACCACAGGGTAGAGTCAGGTtctgtgatcaacaaacaaaacaaaaaaagtatattgaAGAGTATTGTCATAATGAAACATCATGTCTGCCACCCAGTGGTTATttgtaaaatctaattcaaaggATATTTAGGGACTTTCCATTTGTGCAAACAATTTTCGACAAAACAATGTTTGAGTTGCATCTGATTCACCTGTAACTATGAGATAAAAGCTCTTGCGGATGGGCATAAGCAAGGACTTATGGGATACTCTGCAGGTGTACTTATATCCAGAGTCCTCCAGGCTAGGTTGCAGATAGAAGAAGGCTGAGAGCGAGTATGTGCCATCTTGATGAAGTCGATGACTGGAGTACAGAACATTCTTCAGGAACGAAGGCGTAGGGCTGCCTCCAGATGCTTCACGGTACCATTCAATGTTTACGTCCAGTGGATAGTACCCCTCTGCATCACATATCAGCTTCTGGTCCTTACCAAGTATCATAGACAAGGTGGAGCCCACGTTTATAGCCACACGGGGTTGTTCTGTGGAgtttgaaagagaaaaaaaaaaaaagagacattaaAAGTGAGCGttccatcatttattcaccctcaggttattccaaacctgtaagactttctttcttcagtagaacacaaatgaacatattttgaaaaaatatataatctgttTTTATCCATGCAAAGAGAgtaaatggggtccaaaacaacatttgaCTTATTTCCACTTATCTCTGAAGCTGCTttaaatcgattaaaaaaaaaaacccatacgAACATAATTGTGAACTGAATTGAAGAAATGTTTCATCTTACCACTTAGGCTAAGGGGAATATCATGGCTGCCATAGAGAGGGGGAACCATCACAGAGCAGATATATGTTCCCTCGCTGTGTTTTTTGGTGGGTGGAAGCTTATAGGAGGCGTTTCCAGCGGCGATGGCCTTGACAGCCACTCCGCTACCTTCACTCTTCCCTGTGCGGCTGGAGTAGCTGAAGATCCTGCTGCGCTCCCCGTGCTTCTGCAGTCTCCACTCCACCGTTGCATTAGGCAGTTTATGATCCACAGCAAACTGACAGTGCAGGTTTGGCTCCTTCAAGAATCCCACCTCCACTGAGGGAGTCCTGGTCAAAACAACCATTGCAGCTggaaaacatatataataaaggattaaaaaaaaaaaaaaacatttattgaataTTTGCAATGTCTCCTTTTTGTATTCAGGATTATATTCTCATCCAGTTTCGGAGGAGGCATTGCCTTTCTCCCTAGCTTGATGGTTACCCGATGTTGTCAGGAGATCCCTATCATTGACTATTTTCCACTCTAGAAAGTCAACCTCTCCTTGGGCAGGAGCCGCAGTTGTGTGTCTGAGGAAGGTGGTGGTAACAAACAAGCCTTGTGTATGGCGTATTGTACAGGTGAACCAGACGTCATTATCTTGTGCTCCTGCAGTAGGCCAGCGCATTACAATCCCTCCGGTGCTGTATCTGCGGATCTCACAGTTTAGTGTATCCTCACTTCCCTCCAAATAACGCCTCATATCCACTTTAGATGCTGCATTGTATTGTACACAAATTAACAAACAGCAGATTAATTAAAGAGCGAAGGATATATTAAGGTTATAACATCAAAACACTTACCTGTGACAAGAAAGGTAATGGTAGGGTGTAAAGGCTTGTCGCCGACATTTCCAAATTGAAGCACAGCCTCTCTGTTAATATACTTGGTTTCTGTGTGGCCTTCTTCATTTATATGAACTTTCTCATCCACAAACGGACAAGGAAGCCACTGAACATCATTAAGAGACTGTGAGCCACTCACAcctgttaaaaacaaacaaatcagtaAATAAAGGGGATAATAGCAGGATAAccctaattattatttaactttaaatgaaacGTGGAgctaaacaaaactgaaaatagaaGTAAGTTACTGGTAAAGCCTACACAGTCCCCATTATAAACAACCTTGCTCAACAAAAGTGCCTTCAAACTCGTCTGATGGTTATTTCCGTCAACATATTATCCATTCATTTACCTAAAAGTTccgatttatatataaaatacaccttttgcataaaattatattatacgAGCAGAGGAAGGCAACATGAGTCGGTGATTCTACAGCAACAATCTTTACAAGGCACATTTAAAAATACCTAAGCGTAAAAGTGCTAGGATAAGACCGCCAAAAATCCAAAACATAATGTGTTTTCTCTTCCTCGGGACAATCATCCCAGTTTTCTAAAACCGCCATGCAAGCATCAACTTTCTCTTTCGTTTCGTCAGACGTCAGGTTGTGTTTCGGTTGTgcttgaatcagtgttttgaacaagTCTTTAACTGAATGAATCTCTCGAGTCATCCCCATGCAAACAATCGTATtttaactgaatgtttttttaGCGAACTGAATTAACTTTGACAAATGAATGTGCAAGAAAGACAGTAAAGTAAAAGTTCGTGAATGACTCGGTGTTTTTAATTACTCTTTTGAGTTTATCACAACAAATAGGTCACTGGACGATTCACTGAACGAATATGAATGAATCTTTTTTGTGAAGGGATTCAAAAGATCCGAGTCACTGGGAGTCATCCTCCACATGATGGCGCTACAAAAAACACAGCTTGGGGAATATAGCCAGACGTTTTTGACACGGAAGCACATACAGCACAAGCTTTCCATTTGAAAACCCAAAGGGCAAACGTGTTAAAATAATCCGTTAAAAACGAGTATTTCTCTCAGGTTTCCATAAATAAAcgtctgaaaactgaaaaatcgTCACAGCTGTGATTATTTTCTCAGCGTGGGGATTCAGTGGATATGAATTAACCTAAGGTTACATCAGTTGTTCACTTTTCTTTGCAAGCACATCAATTATGGATCAAGGTAATAAtctattattgttttaatgtgaaataatatGCTGGCACGTGATGACGTTATCTACACGTAACATTCTGTCATTATGGTTATTTTTAGCCATTAACCACCGAAACACAAAGTAATCATAAAATGtcctattttatcattttaatatataattaaaattacagAAAGATTCTGAAAACATCTTACATTGTCTTCTTGAGTAGGTCCCACATTAATatatgaaacataaaaaatgtattctcaaGTTATAAACATTTTAGCCAACCTGGTTAAATATAACCTTACacaaacatgaaaatgttttcaaatatgcACATTAGTTATCGGACAATAACtatcattatttgtattattaaaaagtatcacACAATATCTAATAAtgtattttggtggaaactatgCAATACAGCGTGAAGATATTTATCATGCCTGAAAAAAGCAATCCCTCTCCTCATTCAACTCCCGTTTCAGAGTCATGGCTGAGCTGTGAGAAGACTGCTGTGCTTCAGGGAGGATTCTTACTGGCAAATCAGATATGCCAACCTGAGCCACTGCTGTCTCTGAAAAAAGAGGACTGGGATCGGATTGGATGTCCGATTGTCAATGCAATCAAAGAGATATGTGAACAATCACTCAAAGACACCAAAGACAGAGTCCACTGGAGAAAGAGGATTCTCTGTATTGTGTGGAGCAAAATCTTAGAAGTGAGGAACAAGGAGGACATTGATTTCAGATGGAAGGAAGACCCATTGTTTGCTGTACAGAGCAGCCTTCCCGATATTAACCATACTGTGCTGTTTGAGCTGGTGAAGTCAATGAGCTTTTCTACGATCTATGTGGAGCTGCTGTTGTGCTTTCAGCCAGCGGAACGGTGTGAAGAGCTAAAGCTGCTGGTTGATCATGTGACAAGCAGCAGCACAGAAGCAGATGTGAAGCTACTGTTGGAGGTGTGGTGGGAACTTCTGAAGGGCAAGAGAGGATGCCTTGATGCCTTAGACCAGCTCTTTACAACTCAGTGTTCACGCTCCATGATGCCCACGACTGAGCCATCACCCCTGGCATCAAAAAGATTCAAACCTGATCCAGAATCTACATGTGTGGTGCATGTACTGTTTGAAGGGCTGAGGAAAATAAAAGAGCATTTGACCTCCTCCGAGTTGTGTTATTTTGCCCTCTCTAATTGCCTGGACACATTGTATACCAACTACCTTTTAGGTAACGCTACTGATCTGCCCATAGAAATTAAACTCCAAAACATCTCTCACACAGTGAGCCTTAAAAAGAGAAATGAAGTGCTGGATGGTTTTAACCTGATTGAGATCTTACGTGAGGCTCAGAGAGATCTTGCTGCCACTCTCAATCCTGCTGAGACCAAGCCATGTGGAATGACATTCATCCAGGCCATGCAGGTCACACTCGAAATGATATGCTCCTGGGAGGTTATGGGGCTTCTGAAGATGCCCAGCGATGCCCCAAGTGTCTTGGCGATCCGTCTGAAAGATAGTCTGGATAGAGTTCTGGCGTCTTTGGAGCAACCATCACATGCAAAAGACCTGGTTGGAAATGGACAGACTTTGAATAATTTAAGAGTAACTCTGAAAGGCTTAACGGCATCTTTATCCTTCACTGTCCCTGAAAGTTCTGCAGCAGAAGTAGCAGATATGTCCATCACCATCTTAGACCATCGTCTTGAGGGGTTTGAAGGTCTTCCTGGACTGTTTGCATCCAAACTTAGTCAGAATTTCAGTAAGACAGATTGGATTCAGTGTTTGGAGAGAAATGGGAGTTTGTTTCAAACCAAAGAGCTTTTGATGACATTGATCTCCACACTCACAGCTAAATGTCAAAGTGACGATGATGTTCAGCACTGCAAAAAGCTCAAGGATATTATTGTAAACCTATTTTCCCACTTGTCGTTACCCGACAAAAATGCCACGCTATCAGAAATGCTCTCCATCTCCAGAAAAGGTCTTCACGGATTTCTTCCCAGTTCTGTAACCGTAGGTTTCTCAGAGGAGCTCAATCTGGCCTTCAACAGCATCATTCAAAGTGGTGCGAACAGCAGCCTTGATGCAGCAGTCTCTGCTGTGGCCCGAGTGGCTTTCCAGAATCCTGAAGCCACTTTGCGGCGATGCTGCCACATGGCTGTTGTCAACCTTGGAGCTCACACTCTGATAGCCGAAATTCTCCAGCAGCTCTCAGGTCTCATGTCTTCACCAGGAGTTCAGAAAGACAGTCTGCTGTGTAGGTGCCTGCAGGACACTGTGTTTAGCAAGCTATCCTCACTTCAAGAGGAGAACCAGTTTCTGGAATTCTTGACCGAGATGATGAAGTGCAACATAACTGGAAGCACAGAAGAAAAGCTAAGTTTCCTTCCTCCAGAAGAAGTCTTGCATGCGTTTGTCCAGCCGTACCTTCTCCCAACATCTTCCACCTCAAGCAACTTAGAGTTCTGTCTCAGACTTCTTCAGTGCACCCTGAGACAGGAGACCAAGAGTGACTCAGTGCATTGGATCATGAGCTGCTCTCCATTCCCTCTTTTATATTGTCTGGCTCAGCTCTTGAATGAGTGCAGTAGATGCTGGGACCAGCCGGTAGAGAGCGAGAAGCGCATCTCCATGGAGTCCAAAGAGCTGCTGTTGTCTGTACTGCACACACTGGGGATAATAGTTGGAAAGGAAGTGGCCCGTGCAACTGATGCTTGGTCCAGAGCTCTCTTTTGGCTCTACAGCAAAGTGGAGGAACTTGATTGGACTGTGCGTTTTCACCTGAAGGATGTGTGGGGAAATCATTTCAAGTATGAAGTTCCAAACTCTCTGTTGTCAGTTTGTGATCTTCCTGAGCAGGAGTGGTCCGGACTGGACTTGCCTCAGTATGGACAAGGTACTGGACTTGTAGCATGGTTGGAATGCTTTGCTCTGTCAGACCGTGTTCATGAGGCAATGCTCGAAACTCTCTCCCTAAACTTGCTGAAACCAGATGAAGTCAACATGTTCGGCAAGGGCCTGTTAGTTGCAGCATGTCAGATTCTCCCGTGGTGCACATCTGGGGAATGGGAAAGACTTTTGAAAGTGTTACAAGAACTTTTACAGTCAGAGAAGCTATATGTGCCATACTCTTTAGAATACGTTGATTTCCTTCCATTACTCGATCTGCGTTCTTTTGCTGGCGAGTTGCGCCTATCAGTGTTTCTTCTGCGAATCTTCCAGCTGCTCTGCAGTCCGAGCTGTTCTGATTGGCTTCCACCTCAAGGCTGGGTGCATACAGGACGGCTTTATGCCAATGCGATGAGGGGCATTATCAGCTCAGTCACTGAGAAGATTCCCACTATGCCATCCCCTAAAACCTCTGGAGCTTGCAGTCAGGAAGTTCTGTTTGTGTTGACCCAGCTCTTCTGCCATGTGCTCCATGTGCAGGTGATGATACCTGGCCAGCCGGAGGCACTGTTCCTGTGTGCCCTGGAGATTTTGACCAACTATGAAGCCGTGCTCTCGGCATATCCCGACAGCTGCACTGCCATGCAGGGACTCAACACGCGTCACTTCTTCACTACAATCACAGACAATTTGAATAGTGCAGACATGAAAGCTGTTCTACACCAGAAGATAGCTCAGTTATGAGAGTACACCAGGAACTCAACACAATTAATGATGAGTGCTACATCCTGagtttgaatttgtttatttggtttgtcacaaaagaaagttaaataaataattgtgcatGGTAGTTGTTGTGTGTAACACTTCTTTAAAATAACgattttaacaatacattttgttttaaagcagctttacagaaaatggttGTTTCGATACAATTGGGAGGTATTACCATCCAAAGCTATTTATCAAAGCAATGTCCAGATGGCAGTAATGTACAGCTTTAATACGATTCTTGTTAAGTGGTTTCTTAACATCATGTATTTAATGAAGCAGAGGCAACAAACCTGCTGCAAATAGAATTTAAGCTTGCACTGATTACAATATAAGGCTAGTgttatatgcaaatatatgcacCAGTGGTCTGACAGTAACGCAATTTCAGTTATCTgtgtgtatgtgctgtacatgtggaagaattgacaatacatcagacttgacttgacttacaaTATAAGGATAATATTTGACAGTTCTGCATGCCAAAACTTAAAAATAAGGTTTAGTTTGTTAATAGGCCAATCACTTGATCCCAATaatgagacatttttacagcatttattaagctaggttcatttaaatttttaaatttaactACTGTTAATTCGTGTttgtttataatacataatttatataattggcacaacaacaaaacattttatgtagAGATTAACAGTAAACTGGGTTTATAAATGCTCAAAGTATTGCTTCTTGCTAGTTCATGATAATTAGTGTTAACACAttgatttgtcaaaaaaaaaaaaaaaagctcatacaTCAAACACTGACAACTGaattaaatttgtataatgacaacaacaacaaaaaaagtgtatatacttTTTATGGTCACATCTTTAGGTCTGACCCATCCTCATGAACAGCTCATGCAACCCTTTAAAGATCACAAAAATATAGAATTTCAgacatgtgttttattttaaaagaaaaactaaCTTTCATCACATCACTCTTAAAGTttcaataaaatcttaaaattggCCATGTGCCATATACCCAAAACCCTGCCCTACAAAGAAATGTTAACAAACCCAAACAAGCAAAATGATGAACAGGCAGGGagtgtttgattttattttggctGCTTACAATGCCTACAACTTTCAAAAAGACAGGCTTGGTTTCTCAAGACATATTTCTATTATTGCTAATACATATTGCTGACATGTTTCATATTGCTATCTGTCAGGTAGTGGGGCGATTTATGCAAAGTATTACAAAGACAAATTACTTTGAGCAACTTTAATGATAGGTTTGTATGATTGCACAGCGGTTTTCACAGAACTTTAGGGTTATCGGGGGTTTCTCTGAATGTAATAAGCATGACTTCCACCTTCCTCATCACCAAATGCAAAAACTATTGTGAAGacaaaatgtgtgtgcgtgtgtgtggtaaaAATCACATAATATTACACAATCTGTGCAGCTTAATTCagttcaaataaaagttttttttttttttttttgaaaaaagtgaataatataaaatacaaattttactaCAACACAAGATAACCCCAAGATACcttttgaagtatttgtttttttcataaatcagTAAATCACatgattaaagtaaaaaaatataattaacgtTATTACACCTGCAATGTATGCAGTGAGTGCAACATATACTGTGTGCAAGTACGAATATCGTTTCAGAAAAAAtcatatgtgcaaaaaaaaaaaaaaaaaaaaaatttgggatcagaacgattttttaaatgtttattaaaggagtttcttatgctcatcaaggctgcatttatttggtcaaaatgtAGGAATttttaatgttgtgaaatattattatgatgtaaaataacgtttttctattttaatatacattttaataaattagaatctaatttattcctgtgatgaaaagctgtatttttagcatcattactccactttTTCAGTGTCCaaaataattcagaaataattataatatgctgattcagtgatagaaactgttgtgctgcttaatatttttttgaaacctgtgatacttttttctccCGCGAAGTCACTCAGGCTCGTGCACGTGCAGAATGACGAATGCGCCAATCGTGTCCGAATGTCGCGTGCAGTGGAAAGGCTTCAAAATTTGCAGATTTTGTTCACATACGCATGACGCGCTGCATGAACGGTTATATTCGAAAAGGCAAAATAGGGTCAATTTAAAGGTACACAGACCTGGGTGGAGGCTGTAACAGGTCACGTGGGTTCCTTGTATCCTCTTTGCGAGCTCATGTGTGAAGAGCACGTTACAGATTGCTGTGTGAATATATCCGAAAGACACTCCCAAAAGACTATCCGACTCCAAACTCCTTATGAGTGCGAAGAGTGTCAAAGTCAAGGTAACCATAATCATGCAAATATGAAGATACGGTGACGATGCGGCTTGGTGGTGCACACTTTCAATCGGTACAGGTTAACTTTAGTCAGGAGGAAGTGACCAAGGTGATTAACggtcaccgtgattttgccaaaTAAGACATGTTCCtagatcaacattattgtccaataaaatagatttaacccaatccctatCCCTACtcttaaacctaaccctacccataatttattcccaaaatcagtgggaaattataTATGATGAACATGGGTGTAGAAGAACCTAACTccgttgtaagcctaaaacagatactTTCTGAGAAGTCTCAAATCcaattggttgattggaatgttgttcttGGTGTAATCACGCTCGAGAATTACGCCTATTCTGTGTTCACAAgctgaaagaaattcatacattttcGGAACAAGTCGGAAGATACCTCGTAATTACGGTAATTACAACCTGAATGCGTGAAGGCAGCAAAATGCTGCCGTGGAGTGCTATACCTATTGTCATAAGAAAACATCTTCGATTCCCTTAAATTAGTCACTGTTCCACAAACAGTAAAAGAGTCAAGTAAACACGTGCATTTACTCTCAgctatttcatatataaataaataaaaatattacataaaaaaacaagcgTTTATCCATGTTAATTTATGTAATCACTCAACAAAGGGATAAAAGCtaccacaaaaatgaaaatctgtcaaTTCTTTCACTCCCACTTCAATCCTTAAAGGCTTACTTTCTAgggtggaacacaaaagatattaaaaacaaaacaaaaaaatggcagttttggcaaaaaaaaaagtcatacagatttcAAACAACATGAAGATGAAAGTCTCAATTTCTTTTCTAGTTGAATTATAAACAAACACCACGAAATGGTCtgttatttaaaaatctttatatatttacaatgtaaatGACATACatgtcaagactttttttttttcttcttctgacaaaatgacacttcagTCACATGTACATGACCAAAAGGGACAATTTTAGTTGAACAACTAGCTTTATACACAAATGAACTTCACAACTAAGGCTGTAGAGGCTCTAACACTACAAAGAAATGGACAGTTCCAGAAGAAACCAGAACGCTCAATGATTCTGC
Proteins encoded in this region:
- the dhrs13b.2 gene encoding tapasin-related protein, coding for MIVPRKRKHIMFWIFGGLILALLRLGVSGSQSLNDVQWLPCPFVDEKVHINEEGHTETKYINREAVLQFGNVGDKPLHPTITFLVTASKVDMRRYLEGSEDTLNCEIRRYSTGGIVMRWPTAGAQDNDVWFTCTIRHTQGLFVTTTFLRHTTAAPAQGEVDFLEWKIVNDRDLLTTSAAMVVLTRTPSVEVGFLKEPNLHCQFAVDHKLPNATVEWRLQKHGERSRIFSYSSRTGKSEGSGVAVKAIAAGNASYKLPPTKKHSEGTYICSVMVPPLYGSHDIPLSLSEQPRVAINVGSTLSMILGKDQKLICDAEGYYPLDVNIEWYREASGGSPTPSFLKNVLYSSHRLHQDGTYSLSAFFYLQPSLEDSGYKYTCRVSHKSLLMPIRKSFYLIVTEPDSTLWYITVFGFIIAMLVILCYMLPQFLKGRKAANKRF
- the gemin4 gene encoding gem-associated protein 4 yields the protein MDQESWLSCEKTAVLQGGFLLANQICQPEPLLSLKKEDWDRIGCPIVNAIKEICEQSLKDTKDRVHWRKRILCIVWSKILEVRNKEDIDFRWKEDPLFAVQSSLPDINHTVLFELVKSMSFSTIYVELLLCFQPAERCEELKLLVDHVTSSSTEADVKLLLEVWWELLKGKRGCLDALDQLFTTQCSRSMMPTTEPSPLASKRFKPDPESTCVVHVLFEGLRKIKEHLTSSELCYFALSNCLDTLYTNYLLGNATDLPIEIKLQNISHTVSLKKRNEVLDGFNLIEILREAQRDLAATLNPAETKPCGMTFIQAMQVTLEMICSWEVMGLLKMPSDAPSVLAIRLKDSLDRVLASLEQPSHAKDLVGNGQTLNNLRVTLKGLTASLSFTVPESSAAEVADMSITILDHRLEGFEGLPGLFASKLSQNFSKTDWIQCLERNGSLFQTKELLMTLISTLTAKCQSDDDVQHCKKLKDIIVNLFSHLSLPDKNATLSEMLSISRKGLHGFLPSSVTVGFSEELNLAFNSIIQSGANSSLDAAVSAVARVAFQNPEATLRRCCHMAVVNLGAHTLIAEILQQLSGLMSSPGVQKDSLLCRCLQDTVFSKLSSLQEENQFLEFLTEMMKCNITGSTEEKLSFLPPEEVLHAFVQPYLLPTSSTSSNLEFCLRLLQCTLRQETKSDSVHWIMSCSPFPLLYCLAQLLNECSRCWDQPVESEKRISMESKELLLSVLHTLGIIVGKEVARATDAWSRALFWLYSKVEELDWTVRFHLKDVWGNHFKYEVPNSLLSVCDLPEQEWSGLDLPQYGQGTGLVAWLECFALSDRVHEAMLETLSLNLLKPDEVNMFGKGLLVAACQILPWCTSGEWERLLKVLQELLQSEKLYVPYSLEYVDFLPLLDLRSFAGELRLSVFLLRIFQLLCSPSCSDWLPPQGWVHTGRLYANAMRGIISSVTEKIPTMPSPKTSGACSQEVLFVLTQLFCHVLHVQVMIPGQPEALFLCALEILTNYEAVLSAYPDSCTAMQGLNTRHFFTTITDNLNSADMKAVLHQKIAQL